From the Roseibium salinum genome, one window contains:
- a CDS encoding thermonuclease family protein, whose protein sequence is MKSTVLLTCTQLLAISGDSIQCDRIPMRDLGDGGPFHSSYVAPEIYRARCQKERELGVAAKARMQEFLDTPGVQVFYSGNQGFLEWPLVRVILPNGRSAGSVLMEEGLVQVMPSDEFPDWCNEN, encoded by the coding sequence ATGAAATCCACCGTTCTTCTCACGTGCACCCAACTGCTTGCCATTAGTGGAGACAGCATTCAATGCGATCGCATACCTATGCGCGATTTGGGCGACGGTGGGCCATTTCACTCCAGCTATGTTGCGCCAGAGATATATCGGGCTAGATGTCAAAAGGAACGTGAACTTGGCGTTGCGGCGAAGGCTCGCATGCAGGAATTTTTGGATACGCCCGGTGTCCAGGTTTTCTATTCAGGAAATCAGGGCTTTCTCGAGTGGCCCCTGGTCAGGGTCATATTGCCGAATGGGCGTAGCGCCGGGTCTGTTTTGATGGAGGAAGGACTGGTGCAGGTAATGCCATCGGATGAATTTCCAGATTGGTGCAATGAAAATTGA
- a CDS encoding helix-turn-helix domain-containing protein produces MNAEQARMARALLQMGVREVAAEAGVTPNTISRIENGGDAKTSTIQAIKAVYEAHGIVFVERGATVQTATVFQKAG; encoded by the coding sequence ATGAATGCAGAACAGGCACGAATGGCAAGGGCGCTTCTTCAAATGGGTGTTCGGGAAGTCGCGGCAGAGGCCGGCGTAACGCCCAACACGATTTCACGCATTGAAAATGGCGGCGATGCAAAGACATCGACAATCCAGGCCATCAAGGCAGTTTACGAAGCCCACGGGATTGTTTTTGTCGAACGGGGGGCAACGGTACAAACTGCGACAGTTTTCCAAAAGGCTGGATAG
- the gvpC gene encoding gas vesicle protein GvpC, giving the protein MMVTFLARLREEQLRQAKESRRSLHDAEQQARVARYFAEPQATVAAAELRRAQIEAAWAQHILTDTGA; this is encoded by the coding sequence ATGATGGTCACGTTCCTGGCGCGACTCCGTGAAGAACAGTTACGTCAGGCAAAGGAAAGCCGCCGCTCTCTGCACGACGCTGAGCAGCAAGCACGCGTTGCCAGGTATTTCGCAGAGCCGCAGGCCACCGTCGCCGCTGCCGAGCTTCGCCGGGCACAGATCGAGGCCGCGTGGGCACAGCACATTTTGACGGACACCGGCGCTTGA